The window CACGATGCTGATCGCGCTCGCGCTCGCCATCCCCACCTTCGGCGCGTCGATCGCCGTCGGGGTGACCAAGTGCGTCGCGACCGTCTCGGTGCAGGTCGCGGCGATGACGGCGAAGCTCGCCAAGGTCGTCGCCTACGCCGGTCGCACGCTGGCCCGGCTCACCCAGCTGTCGAAGCTGGTCAAGCCGAAGGCGGGCGCCTCGAACGCGGGCCACGAGCTGAGCACCCTGCCGCCGCACGGTGGCGGGGTGCCGAACTTCTCGCGGCCGCTGCCGAAGCCGCCGGGCACCGCGGTCACCCACGACGGCCCGCCCACCACCGGCGGCGCCACGCCCAGCACCCGGCCCCCGGGTGACGGCACGACCCCGAACTTCTCGCGGCCACTGCCGCCGCCGGGTACCGCGGTCACCCACGACGGGCCGCCCACCACCGGCGGTGCCACGCCCAGCACGCGGCCCCCGGGCGACGGCACCACGCCGAACTTCTCGCGCCCGCTGCCCAAGCCCGCGGACCCGCCGCCCGCGCCCAAGCCGCCGTCGCCGAAGTCGCACCTGAGCGACCACGACATCTCGACGATCAAGAAGCACGAGGACTGGCTGAAGACCAAGTTCGGCGACAGCTACAAGAAGATGAAGTTCGTCGACGACTGGCTGAAGGCCAAGCACCCGGACTACTACCCGATGCTGAAGGCGCTTTCCGACGCGAAGAGCTCGAAGAACTTCGTGGGCTGGGCGGGCAAGGGCATCGTGCAGGTCGACCGCGGCCTCACCGACATCCAGATGCAGGCGGAGGCCGCCTGGGCCGAGGAAGACAAGAAGCAACAGCAGCCGAGCTAGCCGGAAACGCCGCCGCGGTGGGCGGCGTTCGCCGGTGCGGGACAAGGGAAGCGCGTCTGCTAGCGCAGGGCGGCGACCACGCGCTCGGCGATGTCCCGGGCCCGCGGGGAATCCGCCGCCACGCCGTCCCGCAGCGCGGCCTGCGCTTCCAGCAGGAGACTTCGCTGCCGCTCGGCGCGGGCCAGCATTTCCGGCGTGGTCATCAGCTTGCCCCGCTCGGTGCCGAAGGCGCGGTGGTAGAACTTCCGCACCGACGTCCGGAAATCCTCGTCCCGCACCAGGTCGGCCAGCTCGATCCACGCCTCGAGCTGCTCGGTGGACGGCTCCTCGGGCAGGCGCGGCCGCCGGCTGTACAGCCGCTCGACGTAGGCGGGGTGGACGTCCAGGCCGTCGGTCACGAAGTCCCAGAACTCGTCGACGAGCCGGGCTGGTCTCGGCGGCCAGCACCCGGCGGATGTCGTCCAGGCTCGCGCCCAGGTCGCGCAGGGTGCGCACGAGCTCGAGCCGGGCGATGGCGTGCACGTCGTACTGCCGGAAGCCGCCCTCGGTGAGCGCGGTGGGCGCGACGACGCCTTCGTCGGCGTAGAACCGGATCGCACTCACGCTCAGGCCGGTGCGGCGGGCGACGTCCCCGACGGGGTAGAGCTCGGTCATACCCGCCACTGTGCGATCTCGAGCGGCTCGAGAGTCAAGCGACGTGGCGTGCGGGTTTCGACCGTCGTCGAATCCCTTGCCCCCGGCTGTCCGGCCGCAGAAAGATCGGCGGCGTGCCGAAAATCCACCGGGCCCTCGTCCTCGCGATCACCGCGGCGACCGTCTCCACCCTCGCCGCACCGGCCGCGCACGCGGACACGATCCACCAGGTGCCGTGCACCGCGCCGGACTTCTTCCACTTCCAGGACCGGAACTTCAACCAGACGTGCTACGCCTACGCGGGCGTGACCGAGCCGGACCTGCCGGGCATCACGGCCTGGAGCAGCGGCAACAACGCGGGCTACTTCGTCTGGTCCGACTTCGACGGCGGGCCGTTCACCCGGTTCTTCGGCAAGAACGAGCACGGAACCCTGCCGGACCGGAGCACCTACATCGAAAGGCTGAACATCTACTGAGCTTTCGCCGCCCGGCTCGCGCGGGGCGCGGCCGAGCGGGGCGGCGTCGAGCGCATGTGGTCCCGCACCGGCGCCAGCAGGCGCGCGAGGGTCTTGACGTCGTCGCGCGACAGCGGTTCGAAGAGCAGGCCGCTGACCACCTCGACGTGCCCGGGCAGCACGGCCGCGAGCCGCGCGCGCCCGGCGTCGGTGATGGTGACCGTGACGCTCCGCTCGTCGTCCGGCGAAGGTGTTCGGACGACCAGGCCCGCTTTCTCGAGCAGGCCGGCCTGGTAGGTCAGGCCGCTGCGGCTGTAGACGACGCCGTCGGCGAGGTCGGTCATGCGGTGGCTGCCCGTCGGCGCGTCCCCGAGGCGGGCCAGCAGCTGGAACTGCACGTAGCTGAGGTCGCCGGCTTCGCGCAGCTGCTGTTCGACCGCGTGCCGCAGCAGGCTGGTCACCTCGATGAGGTCGAAGTACGCGCCGAGCTGCACGGGGTCGAGCGACGGTGGGGCGTCGGACATGACCCGGAGTCTACTGCTTCGAATTCGAAGGGGCCGCGCCGGAAGCCGGGCCGCCGCCGGTGCACACTGGCGTCATGTCGCTGTCCGATCTCGGCGCCGCGGTCCGCTGGTTGCGCGAACACACCGAGCCCGCCGCCGGGCCGCGGGCCGGACGGCGGGTTCGCGGTCTGCGCCGGGAGGAACTGGCCGAGCTGGCCGGGGTGTCCGCGGACTACGTGCGGCGGCTGGAGCAGGGCCGCCGCCACCCGTCGGCCGGCGTGGTGACCGCGATCGCGCGCGCGTTGCGGATCAGCCGGGCGGACTACGAACGGCTCTGCGCCCTCGCCGGATATGCCGCGTCCGACGGGCAGGTCCCGCGCGAAGCCGGGACGGCGGCGATGCGGCTCCTCGAGCGGTTCGACGACACCCCCGCGTTCCTGGCCGACGCGGCGTGGAACGTCGTCGCCGTCAACGGCGCGTGGCTGGCGCTCGGCGGCGGGGCGGCGACCGGGTCCGGTCGGGACTGGAACGTTGCCTGGCGCACGTTCTGCGACCCGCGTGGGGAGATCGATCGCGCCGAGGACCACCAGGCCGGCTTCCAGGCCGTGCTGGCCGCCCGGTTGCGGGACACGTCCCTGCGCTACCCGGCGGACGCGTCGCTCGCGGAGCTCGTCGACGAGCTGCGGAGCACCAGCGGTGCGTTCGACACCTTGTGGCGCACCCCGAAAACGGTTTCCGCGTACGAGAACCGGGCGGTGTTCCAGACTTCGGACGGTGAGGACCTCACGCTCGACGGCAGTCTGCTCGGCGTGCCCGGGGACGACCTGATGGCGGTGGTCCTCACGGCGGCACCGGGCTCGGCCGACGCGGCCCGGCTCGGTGCGGTCGTCCGTGCCGCCGGCGGGCCGTCCGTCGTCAGGGTGGGCCAAGCCGGCCCAGGCTGATCAGGTCCCCGGCCGCGATCCTGAGGTCCGGGTGGATCAAGGGCACCTGCGGTGACCGACATCACTTGCTTCGAATTCGAAGCAGCAGTAGCGTAGCCGGTAGTTGCTTCGAATTCGAAGCGAATGGATCTCAGTGAAGGTGAGAACCCCGATGAAGGCAGTGCGCTTCCACGAGTACGGCGCCCCCGAAGTCCTGCGCTACGAGGACGTCGAACAGCCGGTCCCGGCAGCCGGGCAGGTCCGGGTCCGCGTCGCCGCGACGTCGTTCAACTCCGTCGACGGCAACATCCGCGGCGGCTTCATGCAGGGCCCGATCCCGGTGGTGCTGCCGCACACCCCCGGCATCGACGTGGCCGGCACGGTCGACGCGCTGGGCGAGGGCGTGGACGGCGTCCAGGTCGGCGACCAGGTGGTCGGCTTCCTGCCGATGGACGGCGACGGTGCCGCCGCGGAGTACGTCCTCGCGCCCGCCGAGGTCCTCACGTCCGCACCCGGGACCGTCCCGCTGGCCGACGCCGCCGCGCTGCCGGTGGTGGGTCTCACTGCGTACCAGGCGCTGTTCGACCACGCCAAGCTGACGGCCGGGCAGCGCGTGCTGATCAACGGCGCCGGCGGCGCGGTCGGCGGTTATGCCGTGCAGCTGGCCAAGGGGGCCGGTGCCCACGTCATCGCCACGGCGAGCCCGCGCAGCGGCGACGCGGTCAAGTCCGCCGGCGCCGACGAGGTCGTCGACCACACCACCACCGCGGTAACTGACGCCGTGCCCGAGCCGGTCGACGTCGTGCTCAACCTCGCGCCGGTCGACCCGGCGGAGCTGGCCGCGCTGGTCACCCTGGTCCGCCCGGGCGGGGTCGTGGTGAACACGACGGTGTGGATGCCCGCACCCAGCGACGAGGCGCGCGGCGTGCGCGGCATCGATCTGTTCGTCCGCAGCGACGCCGACCAGCTGGCGAAGCTGGTGGCGCTGGTCGAGGCCGGCGAGCTGCGCGTCGACGTCGCCGAGCGGGTGCCGCTGCCCGAGCTGCCGGCGCTGCACGCCCGAGCCGCCGAAGGTTCGGTGCACGGCAAGGTCGTCATCGTCCCGGCCTGACGCGAGCCGTCCCCGGCAACGTTGACCGGTGCCGACGTGGCCACCTGACCCGGCGCACCGGTGCCCAGGTAGTAGTTTCTTCTCGTGATCGAGGGGAGCTGACGCCAGTGGCGCGTCTTCATGTCGGCTGCGCGATGTGGACCCACAAGGCGTGGCCCGGGCGGTTCCTGCCGCCGTCGCTACCGGCCGGGGAGCGCCTGCGGGCCTACGCCGGCTGGTGCAACGCGGTCGAGGGCAACACCACCTTCTACGCGACTCCCGCCCGGACCACCGTCGCGAACTGGGCGCAGCAGACCGGCCCCGGCTTCCGGTTCGTGGTGAAGCTGCCCAAGGTCGTCACGCACGAGCGCCGGTTCGCCGGGGTCGAGGCCGAGATGCGGGCGTTCCTGGACGCAATCGAGCCCCTCGGCGACCGGGCGGTCCTGTGGACCCAGTTGCCCGGCTCGTTCGGCCCCTCGGACGTCGACGCGCTCGGCCGCTTCCTGCGCCGGCTCCCCGCCGGCCGCCGGCGGGCCGTGGAGGTGCGCCACCCCGGGTTCTTCACCGATGCCGGCTCGACGTCGCTGCTGGAGGGGACGCTCGCCGACGCGGACGCCGAGTGGGTGCCGTTCGACACCACGGTTTTCTTCCAGCGCCCGCCGGTCAGCGAGGCCGAGCAGGACGCCTGGGCGAAGAAACCGCGGCTGCCGCGGCGGACGCGGGCCCTGACCGACCGGCCGATCGTCCGGTACCTGGGCCGGGACTCGGTCGAGGAGACGGTCGAAGGGTGGCGGCCGTGGACCGCGGTGGTCGCCGGCTGGCTGCGCGAGGGCCGGTCGCCGACGGTTTTCCTGCACACCCCCGACAACGACGACGCACCGGCGCTCGCCCGCCGCTTCCACGACGACGTGCGAGCGCTGGTGCCCGGCCTGGACGCACTGCCCGAGCCGGCGCCGGTCGAGCCCGCGACCCTGTTCTGAGCGGTCTTCGCGCACGGGCCCGGCAGCTTCAGAAGTCCAGGTCGGCGGGTGCGGCGGGGACTACGGCGGTCTTCTCCGGCTTGTCGGCGACCACGGCTTCGGTGGTCAGGAACAGCGCGGCGATGGACGCGGCGTTCTGCAGCGCGGACCGGGTGACCTTGGCCGGATCCGGCACACCGGCGGCCAGGAGGTCCTCGTACCGGCCGGTGGCGGCGTTCAGGCCGTGGCCGAAGGGCAGGCCCTTGACCTTCTCCACCACGACGCCACCCTCGAGGCCGGCGTTCACCGCGATCTGGCGCAGCGGCGCCTCCACGGCGATCTTGACGACGCCGGCGCCGGTGGCCTCGTCACCGGACAGCGTCAAGCCCTCGAACGCCCGCTGGGCGGCCTGGAGCAGCGCGACGCCACCACCGGCGACGATGCCCTCTTCCACGGCGGCTTTCGCGTTGCGCACCGCGTCCTCGATGCGGTGCTTGCGCTCCTTGAGCTCGACCTCGGTCGCGGCGCCGGCCTTGATGACGGCCACGCCGCCGGCCAGCTTGGCGAGCCGTTCCTGCAGC of the Amycolatopsis sp. NBC_01488 genome contains:
- a CDS encoding MarR family winged helix-turn-helix transcriptional regulator — encoded protein: MSDAPPSLDPVQLGAYFDLIEVTSLLRHAVEQQLREAGDLSYVQFQLLARLGDAPTGSHRMTDLADGVVYSRSGLTYQAGLLEKAGLVVRTPSPDDERSVTVTITDAGRARLAAVLPGHVEVVSGLLFEPLSRDDVKTLARLLAPVRDHMRSTPPRSAAPRASRAAKAQ
- a CDS encoding helix-turn-helix domain-containing protein, with translation MSLSDLGAAVRWLREHTEPAAGPRAGRRVRGLRREELAELAGVSADYVRRLEQGRRHPSAGVVTAIARALRISRADYERLCALAGYAASDGQVPREAGTAAMRLLERFDDTPAFLADAAWNVVAVNGAWLALGGGAATGSGRDWNVAWRTFCDPRGEIDRAEDHQAGFQAVLAARLRDTSLRYPADASLAELVDELRSTSGAFDTLWRTPKTVSAYENRAVFQTSDGEDLTLDGSLLGVPGDDLMAVVLTAAPGSADAARLGAVVRAAGGPSVVRVGQAGPG
- a CDS encoding NADP-dependent oxidoreductase — encoded protein: MKAVRFHEYGAPEVLRYEDVEQPVPAAGQVRVRVAATSFNSVDGNIRGGFMQGPIPVVLPHTPGIDVAGTVDALGEGVDGVQVGDQVVGFLPMDGDGAAAEYVLAPAEVLTSAPGTVPLADAAALPVVGLTAYQALFDHAKLTAGQRVLINGAGGAVGGYAVQLAKGAGAHVIATASPRSGDAVKSAGADEVVDHTTTAVTDAVPEPVDVVLNLAPVDPAELAALVTLVRPGGVVVNTTVWMPAPSDEARGVRGIDLFVRSDADQLAKLVALVEAGELRVDVAERVPLPELPALHARAAEGSVHGKVVIVPA
- a CDS encoding DUF72 domain-containing protein, with product MWTHKAWPGRFLPPSLPAGERLRAYAGWCNAVEGNTTFYATPARTTVANWAQQTGPGFRFVVKLPKVVTHERRFAGVEAEMRAFLDAIEPLGDRAVLWTQLPGSFGPSDVDALGRFLRRLPAGRRRAVEVRHPGFFTDAGSTSLLEGTLADADAEWVPFDTTVFFQRPPVSEAEQDAWAKKPRLPRRTRALTDRPIVRYLGRDSVEETVEGWRPWTAVVAGWLREGRSPTVFLHTPDNDDAPALARRFHDDVRALVPGLDALPEPAPVEPATLF